The following are from one region of the Pelagibius sp. CAU 1746 genome:
- a CDS encoding acetyl-CoA C-acetyltransferase yields MTDVVIAGAARTPVGAFSGGLSSVAASYLGAVAIKEAMKRAKVEAAEVDEAILGQILTAGAGQNPARQAAVEAGIPYEKTAYQINQLCGSGLRAVAIGSQAVQVGDSKIVVCGGQESMSQAPHVAHLRNGQKMGDLKMVDSMIKDGLWDAFNGYHMGNTAENVAKQWQITRDEQDAFATASQNKAEAAQKAGRFTEEIVPVTIKTRKGDVVVESDEYPRHGVTQESLAGLRPAFDKEGTVTAGNASGINDGAAAVVLMSGDDAAARGVTPLARIVSWATCGVDPAIMGTGPIPSSRRALEKAGWSVDDLDLVEANEAFAAQALAVNKDMGWDPAKVNVNGGAIAIGHPIGASGARVLVTLLHEMAKRDAKKGLATLCIGGGMGIAMCLERG; encoded by the coding sequence ATGACCGATGTCGTAATCGCAGGTGCCGCCCGTACCCCCGTTGGCGCTTTCAGCGGGGGGCTCTCCTCCGTTGCGGCCTCCTATCTCGGCGCGGTGGCCATCAAGGAAGCCATGAAACGCGCCAAGGTCGAGGCGGCCGAGGTCGACGAGGCGATCCTGGGTCAGATCCTCACCGCCGGCGCCGGTCAGAATCCGGCCCGCCAGGCGGCCGTCGAGGCCGGCATTCCCTACGAGAAGACCGCCTACCAGATCAACCAGCTCTGCGGTTCCGGCCTGCGCGCCGTCGCCATCGGTTCCCAGGCGGTGCAGGTCGGCGATTCCAAGATCGTCGTCTGCGGCGGCCAGGAGAGCATGAGCCAGGCGCCGCATGTCGCCCACCTGCGCAACGGCCAGAAGATGGGCGACCTGAAGATGGTCGACTCCATGATCAAGGACGGCCTCTGGGATGCCTTCAACGGCTACCACATGGGCAACACGGCGGAGAACGTCGCCAAGCAGTGGCAGATTACCCGCGACGAGCAGGACGCCTTCGCCACCGCTTCGCAGAACAAGGCCGAGGCCGCGCAGAAGGCCGGGCGCTTCACCGAGGAAATCGTCCCCGTCACCATCAAGACCCGCAAGGGCGACGTGGTGGTGGAGAGCGACGAGTATCCGCGCCACGGCGTCACGCAGGAGAGCCTGGCCGGGCTGCGTCCGGCCTTCGACAAGGAAGGCACGGTGACCGCCGGCAACGCCAGCGGCATCAACGACGGCGCCGCCGCGGTGGTGCTGATGTCGGGCGACGACGCCGCGGCGCGCGGCGTCACCCCGCTGGCGCGCATCGTCTCCTGGGCGACCTGCGGCGTCGACCCGGCGATCATGGGCACCGGCCCGATCCCCTCCAGCCGCCGCGCCTTGGAAAAGGCCGGCTGGTCAGTCGACGACCTCGACCTGGTGGAGGCCAACGAGGCCTTCGCCGCCCAGGCCCTGGCGGTGAACAAGGACATGGGCTGGGATCCGGCGAAGGTGAATGTGAACGGCGGCGCCATCGCCATCGGCCACCCCATCGGCGCCTCGGGCGCGCGGGTGCTGGTCACCCTGCTGCACGAGATGGCCAAGCGCGACGCCAAGAAAGGCCTGGCCACGCTGTGCATCGGCGGCGGCATGGGCATCGCCATGTGCCTCGAGCGCGGGTAA
- the phbB gene encoding acetoacetyl-CoA reductase has protein sequence MARVALVTGGTRGIGEAISRGLKDAGFTVAATYGGNDEAANKFKEETGIHVYKWDVGDFEACKAGIAKVEADLGPVDVLVNNAGITRDGTLHRMTPENWRAVISTNLDSLFNMTRNVIEGMRARNYGRVISISSINGQKGQLGQANYSAAKAGVFGFTKAVAQENAPKGITVNAIAPGYIGTEMVRAVPEEILNTKILPQIPVGRLGEPEEIARCVVFLAGEDAGFITGATLTANGGQYMT, from the coding sequence ATGGCGCGCGTGGCTCTGGTAACGGGGGGAACCCGAGGGATCGGCGAGGCGATTTCCAGAGGGCTGAAAGACGCCGGCTTCACGGTCGCCGCCACCTACGGCGGCAACGACGAGGCGGCGAACAAGTTCAAGGAAGAAACCGGCATCCACGTCTACAAGTGGGACGTCGGCGATTTCGAGGCCTGCAAGGCGGGCATCGCCAAGGTCGAGGCGGATCTGGGGCCCGTCGACGTGCTGGTCAACAATGCCGGCATCACCCGCGACGGCACCCTGCACCGCATGACGCCCGAGAACTGGCGCGCGGTCATCTCCACGAACCTCGACTCGCTGTTCAACATGACGCGCAACGTCATCGAAGGCATGCGGGCGCGCAACTACGGCCGGGTCATCTCGATCTCCTCGATCAACGGCCAGAAGGGCCAGCTCGGACAGGCGAACTACTCTGCCGCCAAGGCCGGCGTCTTCGGCTTCACCAAGGCGGTGGCGCAGGAGAACGCCCCCAAGGGCATCACCGTCAACGCCATCGCGCCGGGCTACATCGGCACCGAGATGGTCCGCGCGGTGCCCGAGGAAATCCTCAACACCAAGATCCTGCCGCAGATCCCGGTCGGCCGGCTCGGCGAGCCGGAGGAGATCGCGCGCTGCGTGGTCTTCCTGGCCGGCGAGGACGCGGGCTTCATCACCGGCGCCACGCTGACCGCCAACGGCGGCCAGTACATGACCTGA
- a CDS encoding DUF4336 domain-containing protein yields the protein MSGGGEITYPPLGSLKPLAENVWTVDGPAIRFGLGWLKLRFPTRMTILRLIGGGLFIHSPTALSPALRGAVEVLGPPRWIVAPNRIHYWWVPDWHAAFPAAEVYLAPRVREQAGGRIDFPACELEAAAGYPWDGEIATLPVPGSYMTEVVFFHRPSRTLVLTDLIENFEPRKLGFVMRRLTRWAGILDPDGQMPRDMRLTFKGRRAELRRAVETMIAWDPQRVILAHGRCYERDGAAELRRAFRWLLDD from the coding sequence ATGAGCGGCGGTGGTGAGATCACCTATCCGCCGCTCGGCAGCCTGAAGCCGCTGGCCGAGAACGTCTGGACCGTCGACGGCCCGGCCATCCGCTTCGGCCTCGGCTGGCTGAAGCTGCGCTTCCCCACCCGCATGACCATCCTCCGCCTGATCGGCGGCGGGCTCTTCATCCATTCGCCGACGGCGTTGAGCCCGGCGCTGCGAGGCGCGGTCGAGGTGCTGGGGCCGCCGCGCTGGATCGTCGCGCCGAACCGCATCCATTATTGGTGGGTGCCGGACTGGCACGCGGCCTTTCCGGCGGCCGAGGTCTACCTGGCCCCGCGCGTGCGCGAGCAGGCGGGCGGGCGCATCGACTTCCCGGCCTGTGAGCTGGAGGCCGCCGCGGGCTATCCCTGGGACGGCGAGATCGCCACCTTGCCGGTGCCCGGCAGCTACATGACCGAGGTCGTCTTCTTCCACCGTCCCAGCCGCACCCTGGTCCTGACCGACCTGATCGAGAACTTCGAGCCGCGGAAACTCGGCTTCGTCATGCGCCGGTTGACGCGCTGGGCCGGCATCCTGGATCCCGACGGCCAGATGCCCCGTGACATGCGCCTGACTTTCAAAGGGCGCCGGGCGGAGCTGCGCCGGGCCGTCGAAACCATGATCGCCTGGGACCCGCAGCGCGTTATCCTGGCCCACGGACGCTGCTACGAACGCGACGGGGCGGCGGAGTTGCGCCGCGCCTTTCGCTGGCTTCTGGACGACTGA